Proteins co-encoded in one Haloarcula pelagica genomic window:
- a CDS encoding type IV pilin N-terminal domain-containing protein, which translates to MEIRNLFDDEQGVSPVIGVILMVAITVILAAVIATFVLGLGDQVSNTAPQASFSFDYEADSSLSATNANGVLTITHDGGDAIAADELFLRGSSVSGETGNWSSLSGTVSSSSEVRAGNSADIQVSNDDTIRTVFQSNDGGNSATLGRWTGPEA; encoded by the coding sequence ATGGAAATACGCAACCTGTTTGACGACGAGCAAGGTGTATCGCCTGTCATTGGCGTCATCCTCATGGTGGCCATTACCGTGATCCTCGCGGCCGTCATCGCAACATTTGTGCTTGGTCTCGGTGACCAAGTGAGTAACACTGCCCCGCAAGCCAGTTTCAGCTTCGATTACGAGGCTGACAGCTCACTCAGCGCCACTAATGCCAACGGCGTACTGACGATTACCCACGACGGCGGCGACGCGATCGCTGCCGACGAACTGTTCCTCCGAGGGTCATCGGTAAGCGGGGAAACCGGAAACTGGTCGAGTCTTAGCGGCACCGTCAGCAGTTCGAGTGAGGTGCGAGCCGGCAACAGCGCCGATATTCAGGTTTCAAATGACGACACGATTCGTACCGTCTTCCAGTCCAACGACGGCGGCAACTCCGCAACGCTCGGCCGCTGGACCGGTCCGGAAGCCTAA
- a CDS encoding site-specific integrase, with translation MRTERNKDGSFNVWLTRDEYRELPRHATTTQREIAIRLMGDCGLRVREVLDVQPRHIDRMTDGRHYELEVIGGKDTTGEYDGGKHRETWLPVDLEATIHRYVTEHDLADDEPLVDKSKRTLQYWVEDAADAAADELGDDDYRRVSTHDLRRCWANHLLVEENVSPRIVMALGGWSSYDAIEPYLAAPTEQNIIESMSEVGL, from the coding sequence ATGCGAACCGAACGGAACAAAGACGGCTCCTTCAACGTCTGGCTAACTCGCGACGAGTATCGCGAACTCCCGAGACACGCGACGACCACCCAGCGCGAGATCGCGATCCGACTGATGGGGGACTGCGGCCTCCGCGTCCGGGAAGTGCTCGACGTGCAACCCCGGCACATCGACCGCATGACCGACGGCCGCCACTACGAACTCGAAGTGATCGGCGGGAAAGACACCACAGGCGAGTACGACGGCGGCAAACACCGCGAGACCTGGCTCCCGGTCGACCTCGAAGCGACGATCCACCGCTATGTCACCGAGCACGACCTCGCCGACGACGAGCCGCTGGTCGACAAGTCCAAACGCACCCTCCAGTACTGGGTCGAGGACGCGGCCGACGCTGCCGCCGACGAGCTGGGCGACGACGACTACCGGCGCGTTTCGACCCACGACCTCCGGCGCTGCTGGGCGAACCACTTGCTGGTCGAGGAGAACGTCTCACCGCGGATCGTCATGGCGCTGGGTGGCTGGTCGTCCTACGACGCGATCGAGCCCTACCTGGCGGCGCCGACCGAACAGAACATCATCGAGTCGATGAGCGAGGTCGGGCTGTAA
- a CDS encoding tyrosine-type recombinase/integrase, with amino-acid sequence MYLEFRESDVSEKTLQNHRYRLDTFIEFCEVHDIENLNELDGRDIHSYRTWRGEDIKPLTLKTHLATLRVFLEFCASIDAVEDGLREKVVLPNVSAAEESKSVQLDADRARSILDFLDEYRYASRDHIIMLILAYSGIRLGTLRALDVGDWDSKALLLKIRHRPDSGTPLKNREPAERSITVSEEYGSVIDDYIRVNRVNVTDDHGREPLISSQFGRMSEGAIRETVYRLTRPCIIDQECPHDRDLADCEATQDKQARECPSSVSPHAVRRGAITRMLRDGTPEKVVSSRSNATSDILEKHYDERSERERAEIRREFLEDSL; translated from the coding sequence ATGTATCTGGAGTTTCGCGAGAGCGACGTATCCGAAAAGACACTCCAGAACCACCGCTACCGGCTGGATACGTTCATCGAGTTCTGTGAGGTCCACGATATCGAGAACCTGAACGAGCTTGATGGTCGCGATATCCACAGCTATCGGACCTGGCGCGGCGAGGACATCAAGCCACTGACGCTGAAAACGCATCTCGCCACGCTGCGCGTGTTTCTGGAGTTCTGTGCGTCAATCGACGCCGTCGAGGACGGCCTGCGTGAGAAGGTCGTGCTGCCGAACGTCTCGGCCGCAGAGGAATCGAAGAGCGTCCAGCTCGACGCCGACCGCGCGCGTTCGATTCTGGACTTTCTCGACGAGTATCGCTACGCGAGCCGGGATCATATCATCATGCTGATTCTGGCTTATTCCGGGATCAGGCTCGGGACGCTCCGGGCGCTGGACGTGGGGGACTGGGATAGCAAAGCGCTCCTCCTGAAGATTCGCCATCGACCAGACAGCGGGACTCCGCTGAAGAACCGCGAGCCCGCCGAGCGCTCGATCACGGTCAGCGAGGAATATGGGTCAGTTATCGACGACTACATCCGCGTGAACCGGGTGAACGTCACGGACGATCACGGCCGCGAGCCACTGATCTCCAGCCAGTTCGGTCGGATGTCCGAGGGTGCGATTCGGGAGACTGTCTATCGGCTCACCCGACCTTGCATCATCGACCAGGAGTGCCCGCACGATCGTGACCTGGCCGACTGCGAAGCGACCCAGGACAAGCAGGCTCGGGAGTGTCCGTCGTCGGTTTCGCCTCACGCCGTCCGCCGTGGCGCGATCACGCGGATGCTCCGCGACGGCACTCCTGAAAAAGTCGTCAGCAGTCGCAGCAACGCGACTTCAGATATACTGGAGAAGCATTACGACGAGCGGTCAGAACGCGAACGCGCCGAAATCCGACGTGAGTTCTTGGAGGATTCCCTATGA
- a CDS encoding Cdc6/Cdc18 family protein, producing the protein MITDARALRTDTVPQDLHHRDGQIDHLSAVLDPTGFDAPESVTIFGPSGAGKTTLAKYVLGQLRRETLDVRWGYVDCIADPTEAAALHRLIREVGLGADLRREGAPRSEALDRLREADEHIIATLDEVGVADEELLLALSNLPGVSLVCITVDEDEWLAELSQPVISRMQSTQTLRLDKFSHAELVDILDSRVAHGLIRSRVADGAIERVADIAAGDARHAITVLRWAAQQVAERDREELTCEVVEAVAADAEADLRRRHVRSLGTHQRLLFDIIDEAGELDGETVHARYEARCEAPKSRTTRWRYLKSLEQYELIESRGQGRGTDYVSLL; encoded by the coding sequence ATGATTACCGACGCTCGTGCGCTCCGGACCGACACTGTCCCGCAGGACCTGCACCATCGCGACGGCCAGATCGACCATCTCTCTGCTGTCTTGGACCCGACCGGCTTCGACGCGCCCGAGTCGGTGACGATCTTCGGCCCGAGCGGCGCGGGGAAGACGACGCTCGCGAAGTACGTCCTCGGGCAGCTCCGGCGCGAGACGCTGGACGTGCGGTGGGGGTATGTGGACTGTATCGCGGACCCCACCGAGGCCGCCGCGTTGCACCGCCTGATCCGCGAGGTCGGGCTGGGGGCGGACCTCCGGCGGGAGGGCGCCCCGCGGTCCGAGGCACTGGATCGGTTGCGCGAGGCCGACGAGCATATCATCGCGACGCTGGACGAGGTCGGCGTCGCCGACGAGGAACTGCTGTTGGCGCTGTCGAACCTGCCGGGCGTCTCGCTCGTGTGCATCACCGTCGACGAAGACGAGTGGTTAGCCGAACTGTCTCAACCCGTGATCTCGCGGATGCAGTCGACACAGACGCTCCGGCTCGATAAGTTCAGTCACGCCGAACTGGTCGATATTCTCGACAGTCGGGTCGCCCACGGGTTGATCCGCAGTCGGGTTGCCGACGGCGCGATCGAGCGGGTCGCCGACATCGCCGCGGGGGACGCCCGCCACGCGATCACCGTGCTTCGGTGGGCGGCCCAGCAGGTCGCCGAGCGCGATCGCGAAGAGTTGACTTGCGAGGTGGTCGAGGCGGTCGCGGCCGACGCCGAAGCCGACTTGCGGCGCCGACACGTCCGGTCGCTCGGAACGCATCAACGGCTGTTGTTCGATATCATCGACGAGGCGGGCGAGTTGGATGGCGAGACAGTCCATGCGCGCTACGAAGCGCGGTGTGAGGCGCCCAAGAGTCGGACGACGCGGTGGCGGTATCTCAAATCGCTCGAACAGTACGAGTTGATCGAGAGTCGCGGGCAGGGGCGCGGGACCGATTACGTTTCACTGCTGTAA
- a CDS encoding type IV pilin N-terminal domain-containing protein yields MQLKELFNDDDAVSPVIGVILMVAITVILAAVIASFVLGLGDQTQSATPQASFSFEYDESGISGTSGEGVLSVTHDGGDTIPADELYIRGSDYTTVSSPPSGTMSSNGQFAGNVSVSEVSAGNGVEVAVQNSYEIRVVYESAEGDSSATLGQDSGPEA; encoded by the coding sequence ATGCAGCTCAAAGAACTGTTCAACGACGATGATGCCGTCTCGCCGGTCATTGGCGTCATCCTCATGGTCGCCATTACGGTGATCCTCGCCGCAGTGATTGCATCGTTCGTCCTCGGGCTCGGGGACCAGACACAGAGTGCCACGCCGCAAGCCAGTTTCTCGTTCGAATATGATGAGAGTGGTATCAGTGGCACTTCCGGGGAAGGGGTTCTGTCAGTCACGCATGACGGTGGTGACACGATCCCGGCAGACGAGCTTTACATCCGGGGTAGCGATTACACAACGGTCTCTTCTCCGCCGTCTGGCACAATGTCAAGTAATGGCCAATTCGCTGGTAACGTCAGCGTCAGCGAAGTGTCTGCTGGGAATGGCGTCGAGGTGGCAGTCCAGAACTCGTACGAAATCCGTGTTGTCTACGAGTCCGCAGAAGGCGACTCCTCGGCCACGCTCGGTCAGGACTCCGGTCCCGAAGCATAA